From the Thermococcus guaymasensis DSM 11113 genome, one window contains:
- a CDS encoding YbhB/YbcL family Raf kinase inhibitor-like protein — protein MRWLAPLLIALLVMASGCLSGGGEKVEAPKTLEIGSVFHEGDFIPKEYTCDGDDTNPPIYVGEIPEGTKSLVVIVDDPDAPGGTFTHWIAWNIPPLGEIPQWIPKKGETDEPIHIVQGRNDFGRIGYNGPCPPPGKAHHYHFKVYALDTELSLKPGSGREELEKAMEGHVLAWGELVGLYQRG, from the coding sequence ATGAGGTGGCTGGCTCCCCTGCTCATTGCCCTTTTAGTTATGGCTTCGGGATGTCTTTCGGGAGGGGGTGAGAAGGTGGAAGCTCCCAAGACCCTTGAGATAGGATCAGTTTTCCATGAGGGAGACTTCATACCGAAGGAGTACACCTGTGATGGCGACGACACCAACCCGCCGATCTACGTTGGGGAGATCCCCGAGGGCACAAAATCCCTCGTCGTTATAGTCGATGATCCGGACGCACCCGGGGGGACGTTCACCCACTGGATAGCATGGAACATTCCGCCGCTCGGGGAGATCCCCCAGTGGATACCCAAAAAGGGAGAAACCGATGAGCCCATCCACATCGTTCAGGGAAGGAACGACTTTGGACGGATCGGCTACAATGGCCCATGTCCCCCGCCGGGGAAGGCACACCACTACCACTTCAAGGTTTACGCTTTGGACACAGAACTGAGCCTCAAGCCCGGCTCCGGAAGGGAGGAACTTGAAAAGGCAATGGAAGGCCACGTTCTGGCGTGGGGG
- a CDS encoding DUF402 domain-containing protein: protein MARVHLIYRRIPNRILERDDEVVADLGEVIVAKSRFEGMLAPLKVDGVEVIKNGYTMVYFAFVGKSYDILKVYDEEGNFKGLYVDVLAYTKREGNTIEMLDLFLDIFIFPDGRAFLLDEDELEMALDYGLVDRETFDFAYRVAREIMEDIGRGKFPPEIVWKY, encoded by the coding sequence ATGGCAAGGGTTCACCTGATCTACAGGCGGATTCCAAACAGGATCCTTGAAAGGGACGACGAGGTTGTAGCCGATTTAGGTGAGGTTATAGTCGCAAAGTCCCGTTTTGAGGGCATGCTTGCACCTCTCAAGGTGGACGGCGTTGAAGTGATCAAGAACGGTTACACCATGGTCTATTTCGCTTTTGTTGGAAAGAGCTATGACATTCTGAAGGTCTACGACGAGGAGGGGAACTTCAAGGGGCTCTACGTTGATGTCCTTGCATACACGAAGCGAGAGGGGAACACAATAGAGATGCTCGACCTCTTCCTCGACATCTTCATCTTTCCTGACGGCAGAGCCTTCCTTCTCGACGAGGACGAGCTTGAAATGGCCCTGGACTACGGGCTTGTTGACAGGGAGACCTTCGACTTCGCGTACAGAGTCGCGAGGGAGATAATGGAAGATATAGGACGTGGCAAGTTCCCACCGGAAATAGTGTGGAAGTACTAA
- the trmY gene encoding tRNA (pseudouridine(54)-N(1))-methyltransferase TrmY — protein sequence MRTFIIKANEAHTRPDFKLSDLPGTSGRIDILCRFLNSAFLLSHGFRKNVRAWLLLYGPPEPPKAIRFEGSRLKVRLNPDERSTARLIMKALKAGEGLREPGKEVEVYPGLYVSNRTFEDVIRLTLKNSALYYLHEEGKPVEEVRFPTNVAFVLGDHKGLGPEDEMFLDGIAERVSVGKKSYLASHVVAYINIFLDSLPNPP from the coding sequence ATGAGGACGTTCATAATCAAAGCCAACGAGGCCCACACAAGGCCGGATTTCAAGCTGAGCGACCTTCCGGGGACGAGCGGCAGGATAGACATCCTCTGCAGGTTCCTTAACTCGGCTTTTCTGCTCTCACACGGCTTCCGGAAGAACGTCCGCGCCTGGCTCCTCCTCTACGGCCCGCCAGAGCCTCCGAAGGCGATACGCTTTGAGGGGTCAAGGCTGAAGGTTCGCCTCAACCCTGACGAGAGGAGCACGGCGAGGCTCATAATGAAGGCCCTCAAGGCCGGCGAAGGACTGAGGGAGCCGGGGAAGGAGGTGGAGGTTTACCCCGGCCTCTACGTCAGCAACAGGACTTTTGAGGACGTAATACGGCTCACCCTTAAAAACTCGGCTTTATACTATCTCCACGAGGAAGGCAAACCTGTGGAAGAGGTCAGATTCCCCACCAATGTGGCCTTCGTCCTCGGCGACCACAAGGGACTGGGTCCAGAAGACGAGATGTTCCTCGACGGAATAGCGGAGAGGGTGAGTGTAGGAAAGAAGAGCTATCTTGCCTCTCACGTGGTTGCATACATCAACATATTCCTCGATTCCCTGCCAAACCCGCCTTAG
- a CDS encoding DUF167 domain-containing protein, whose product MKFLKETKDGTLLLIYVQPKAKKNEIEGIDEWRGRLKVKIQAPPVGGKANKEVVKFFSKTLGAEVELVGGETSREKTLLIRGLSAEEVSKKLGL is encoded by the coding sequence ATGAAGTTCTTGAAAGAGACAAAAGACGGGACGCTTCTTCTGATCTATGTCCAGCCGAAGGCAAAGAAGAATGAGATTGAGGGAATCGATGAGTGGCGCGGAAGACTTAAGGTCAAAATCCAGGCTCCCCCAGTCGGAGGAAAGGCGAACAAGGAGGTAGTTAAGTTCTTCTCTAAGACCCTCGGAGCAGAAGTGGAGCTGGTCGGAGGTGAAACTTCCAGAGAAAAAACTCTCCTAATCAGGGGGCTTTCGGCGGAAGAAGTTAGCAAAAAACTTGGACTTTAA
- a CDS encoding aromatic amino acid transport family protein, translating to MRKLTLAEASAILIGTQIGAGVLGLPYALKDAGFGGIAIIIAVGILTLLTALFVLELAVQRKGTLTSLARETLGKAGGWLMLASISVLSYGALIAYIAGSGDILSSLLGINKSVSALIFWVIMSGIVLMGIKASGEAELVLNFLLLGALTVAVALMLPRVDVENLTAVDTSALVSGIGVAIFAYVSHMVVPEIYKGLGSAEKTKKAVLIGYLVPMAFYSLFVFAFVGALGGDTPQLATAALEDYYGNVGKVLGLVLPLAAISTSYIGIGFAQMDNLREAFNLDKRSAWLLTVVPPLLIYFAGLKSFVSALWLAGTFGGLLYAGILPVAMYVKTRKSCSPKCVRIPHGVAYFAGAIFFLVFVYSVVSMV from the coding sequence ATGAGAAAGCTCACGCTGGCGGAGGCGAGTGCCATACTCATCGGGACTCAAATAGGGGCGGGAGTTCTGGGCCTACCGTATGCGCTTAAAGATGCTGGCTTTGGAGGAATAGCTATTATCATCGCCGTCGGCATTCTCACGCTGCTCACAGCGCTCTTTGTGCTTGAGCTGGCCGTCCAGAGGAAGGGAACGCTCACCTCACTCGCGCGCGAGACACTTGGAAAGGCAGGCGGCTGGCTGATGCTCGCGAGCATATCCGTCCTCAGCTACGGCGCGTTGATAGCCTACATCGCCGGGAGCGGTGACATCCTGTCTTCCCTGCTAGGGATAAATAAGTCCGTTTCTGCACTAATTTTCTGGGTGATTATGAGCGGGATCGTGCTCATGGGCATCAAAGCCTCGGGTGAGGCTGAACTGGTGCTTAACTTCCTGCTTCTTGGCGCGCTGACGGTTGCCGTGGCCCTGATGCTGCCAAGGGTTGACGTTGAAAACCTCACAGCCGTGGACACTTCAGCCTTGGTCTCCGGAATAGGCGTTGCAATCTTTGCCTACGTCAGCCACATGGTCGTCCCCGAGATATACAAGGGGCTTGGAAGCGCCGAGAAGACCAAGAAGGCCGTCCTCATAGGTTACCTTGTACCCATGGCCTTCTACTCCCTGTTCGTCTTCGCCTTTGTCGGCGCTTTGGGAGGAGACACCCCCCAGCTGGCCACCGCGGCCCTTGAAGACTACTACGGCAACGTCGGGAAAGTCCTCGGGCTCGTCCTTCCGCTCGCGGCCATAAGCACGAGCTACATCGGCATAGGTTTCGCCCAGATGGATAACCTCAGGGAAGCGTTCAATCTTGACAAGAGGAGCGCATGGCTCCTGACCGTGGTTCCGCCACTGTTGATTTACTTCGCAGGCCTGAAGAGCTTCGTCAGTGCCCTCTGGCTCGCGGGGACATTCGGTGGCCTTTTATACGCTGGAATCCTACCGGTGGCGATGTACGTCAAGACGAGGAAATCCTGCTCTCCAAAGTGTGTGCGGATTCCACACGGCGTTGCTTACTTCGCAGGGGCGATTTTCTTCTTAGTGTTCGTGTATTCCGTAGTGTCAATGGTCTGA
- a CDS encoding phosphorylating glyceraldehyde-3-phosphate dehydrogenase, whose translation MVKVKVGINGYGTIGKRVAYAVTRQDDMKLIGVTKTKPDFEAYRARELGIPVYAASEEFLPRFEKAGFKVAGTLNDLLNEVDVIVDATPGGMGAKNKALYENAGVKAIFQGGEKASVAEVSFVAQANYEKALGKDYVRVVSCNTTGLTRTLSAIQEYIDYVYAVMIRRAADPNDTKRGPVNAIKPSVTVPSHHGPDVQTVIPINIETSAFVVPTTLMHVHSIMVELKKPVEAKDVVDIFENTTRVLLFEKERGFDSTAQIIEFARDLHREWNNLYEIAVWKESISVRGNRLFYIQAVHQESDVVPENIDAIRAMFELADKWESIRKTNESLGILK comes from the coding sequence ATGGTTAAGGTAAAGGTCGGAATTAACGGTTACGGCACTATAGGAAAGCGCGTCGCTTACGCCGTGACAAGGCAGGACGACATGAAGCTCATAGGCGTAACCAAGACGAAGCCGGACTTCGAAGCATACCGTGCGAGAGAGCTCGGAATTCCCGTCTACGCGGCGAGCGAGGAGTTCTTGCCGAGGTTTGAAAAGGCAGGTTTCAAGGTTGCCGGAACCCTAAACGACCTTCTCAACGAGGTTGACGTCATCGTCGACGCCACACCCGGCGGAATGGGAGCGAAGAACAAAGCCCTCTACGAGAATGCCGGCGTTAAGGCGATCTTCCAGGGCGGCGAGAAGGCCAGCGTTGCTGAAGTCTCCTTCGTTGCTCAGGCAAACTACGAGAAGGCACTGGGCAAGGATTACGTTAGAGTGGTCTCGTGCAACACGACGGGCCTGACAAGGACGCTGAGCGCGATTCAAGAGTACATAGACTACGTTTACGCAGTGATGATAAGGAGGGCCGCAGATCCGAACGACACCAAGCGCGGGCCGGTCAACGCGATAAAGCCGAGCGTCACGGTTCCGTCACATCACGGCCCGGACGTGCAGACGGTAATCCCGATTAACATCGAGACGAGCGCCTTCGTAGTTCCGACGACACTCATGCACGTCCACAGCATCATGGTCGAGCTCAAGAAGCCGGTCGAGGCTAAGGACGTCGTTGACATATTTGAGAACACCACGCGCGTTCTCCTCTTCGAGAAGGAGAGGGGCTTCGACAGCACGGCCCAGATAATAGAGTTCGCCCGCGACCTGCACCGCGAGTGGAACAACCTCTACGAGATCGCCGTCTGGAAGGAGAGCATAAGCGTCCGCGGGAATAGGCTCTTCTACATCCAGGCCGTCCACCAGGAGAGCGACGTTGTGCCGGAGAACATAGACGCGATAAGGGCCATGTTCGAGCTCGCCGACAAGTGGGAGAGCATAAGGAAGACGAACGAGAGTCTGGGAATTTTGAAGTAA